AGTTATCGGCTCTTTGGTAGAAAAGTAGGTAATTTTTGCTTTTTCTGACATTTACCTCATTATCGGCTACTTTAAGGGCTCTCTTTATTAAAAAAATAGCCGCCAAATAACTAAAAAGATAAGGGCAAGCCAAATAATTATAATAGGTACAGCGTAATACCACTTGCTGGGTATATCGCCACGACCATTAAGGGCTTGCTCTTTGCATTCATCAATAATAGCCTTTGGCGTTAATTTATAAGTTAAAAAAATAAAAAAGGCTAACACAGCTAAATCGTCTAAAAAACCGATGATGGGGATAAAATCGGGGATTAAATCGATGGGGCTGGCAAAATAAATAAGGGCTAAAATAGCCGGTATACGAGCATAAAAAGGGATTTTAGGGTGTCTTATAATGTAATATAAAATGGTTATTTGCTGTTTAAGTACTTTAGTTTTAGCTTTTACCCAAGCTTTAAATTTGCTCATTAGTGTATCTTTTTTAATCTTTAATAATTAAGAAATAAAAATAATTCCCCTCATTTTTTAATTTTTCCCTTTTAATTATTAATTATTCTCCCTTTTAAACTTCGGCTGATGGTTTGCTTATCGGCATACTCAAGGTCGCTGCCTACCGCTAAGCCGCTGGCGAGGCGGCTAATCGTTATATTATAATTATTTAAAATATTTTGTAGGTAAAGAGCAGTGGCATCGCCCTCTAGGGTGGGGCTGGTGGCAATAATAACTTCATTAACGGGGTTTTCTTCCAGCCGTTTAATAAGGGCTGGAATGG
The DNA window shown above is from Spirochaetaceae bacterium and carries:
- a CDS encoding DUF1232 domain-containing protein, with the translated sequence MSKFKAWVKAKTKVLKQQITILYYIIRHPKIPFYARIPAILALIYFASPIDLIPDFIPIIGFLDDLAVLAFFIFLTYKLTPKAIIDECKEQALNGRGDIPSKWYYAVPIIIIWLALIFLVIWRLFF